The genome window AAGGTCCTTGTTAATGGAATCGAACACATGCTGGGGTATTTCTTCAAACTTTTTATAGCTTTTGCTATAATCGGTCAGCCACTCCGGGTTTTCGCTAAGATTCATACAGTTATAAGTTATGATTCACCTTGCGGCGAATTTGAGCCAATACGTTTTAACAATGCCAGCCGCTTCCGCGTAACCCGTTGTGATCACGCTGCCGATCGAGAAAGGATGAAACCGGTTCAATCCCCAGTAACCCACGCCAACGCCTATTAATGTGGGTATAATGCCTGCAATGGCAACCCCATACACATTATGCGTGATGGCAATGCCCAGAAAAGACGAGCAAACGCTCGCAATGAGCATGACGACCACTTTTATAAAATTGATTTTCGGCTGATGGATTACGTCCAGGGTAAGTGCAAAAAATCTGTCCATGGGATATAAAAGGGCGAAAGTCATGAACAGCCGCATGATGTTGGCAGCTTCGGTATCCATGTATTTTTTGCCTCCGATAATGCCGATCGCCACATCCGCCAGCAGCAATGCCCCAATGCACACCGGCACAAGCGCGCAGGTAAGCAAGCCTGTATATCTTTTCATGATCTCGATCACCCGCTCTTTGTTGCCTGCGTTGTATGCCGCCGAAAGTTCGGGCATCCCGGTTGCCGCAAAGCTGCGCAGGGGAATTTCGATGATTTCCATGAGGCGCTGGCCCAGGTTATAGACTGCGAGCGCGGCAGGCCCGAGCGTGAAGTTAATGATCATCGTGTTGGACGTGCCAAACAGGTTGGAACTGAGCGTTGTGCCTACGCTGTATTTTCCAAAATGAAACAGCTCACTGATCCCTGCTTTCGTACGGGAGCCAAATGCAGCAATGCGTGACCAGCCCATGAAGATGGAAAACAGGCTCGTGGCGATGGCTGCGGTAAGGTAAGCGTAGATAATGTTTTGCAGACTGGCCGTTTTTGTAACGGCCATAATGATGACCAGCAGGATAAAAACACCCTGATTTACAAACCGGATATATAACAAATGATCAAAGCGCTGCTCTGCCTGGACCACACAAGTGGCGATAAAGTAAGGAAGTGAAGCGACATAAATAACCCCAAACCATTCTACAAACAGGATCAGCGAAGGATTTTCGAGATAAGGCGAAAAGAAATAAGCAGGAACATTCAGGACGACCAGGATGGCAGTGATCGCGCCGGCTATAAACCAGGTTGAACCCACCACTTCGGCTTTTCTTTCCGGCGTTGCGCCCGCGTAAAACTTAATAAATGCCGTGGTGATAAAACCCGAACGGAAGGTGTCAACAAGCAGTAAAACAGAGAGAAAGAAAACCCACATTCCGATGCTGGCCACCGAAAGCGTCCTGTACAGGATAATCATATTCAGCATACCCAGAACGGACATAATGCCGTTTCCCGCCAACGATAGAAAATGCTTGTTTTGTACTTTTTGTAAAAGTTCGAATCCCATTTAATAATGACTGAGGAAATCGGTATGGCCGGGTTGTGTAGACACAAATATGGAATTTATTTAATAATATATTGTTGATTTAGCGAATTAATTTTACAGATAAATTAACTAATTTTCCACCTTGTAAGGACCGCATGTGACAACATAATACACATCTTTTATGCAACATAATTTTCCAGAGACTACTTTGCTGATAACCCACTACAACAGAAGCGGTTCGTTAGAGCGATTGTTAACAACATTCCAGAACCTGGGTTGTCAGTTCGCCTCGATAGTAGTGTCTGATGACGGAAGCAAGCCCGAACATCTCACCAAACTTGTTGCATTAAAGGACCGTTTCACCTTTGAGCTGGTGACCACGCCGGTAAACAAAGGCCTCGGTGATAACATTAACAAGGGTCAGGATGCAGTAAAGACGCCTTATACCCTTTATGTGCAGGAAGATTTCGACCCGACGGAAAAATTTCCGGAGACTTTTAAAGACGCGCTGCAATTTATGAATGAGGACAAAGGGCTCGACATTGTCCGGTTCTACGCGTATTTTGCCCATCCCAAACTGAAACCTTTCAAAAAAGGATTTTCGGAAATGATATTTTCTTACTGGGACCCGAGCCACCTCAAATTTTACATTTACAGCGATCACCCGCACCTGAGACGCAGCAATTTTCTTGAAAAATTCGGACGCTATCCCGACAAGGTAAATATCAACCTCAGCGAATATACCATGGCCATCAATTTCTTGCATAAGAAAGGCAGAGGCCTGTTCTACAACGAGTTCACGACCATTTTTGAACAAAAAAACACTGCGCAGGAGCCCAGTACGCTGGACCGGAGAAGCTGGAAGCTAAGTGAAAATCCACTGGTGCTGCTTACGCGCTTTTTTTATCTGCGTTATCGCTGGCTGAAAAACAGCCTGGATCTTGCGTTGAAAAAGTAATTTAGGAATCGATTGAGGAGGCAATAATCCAATTTATGTTAACCAGTCCGGCTACAAAGTATTTTAGGTTGTATTACGCAGGCATTTATCTTGGATTAGCCCTGATATTCGGCTCTCAATACTTTACTTACCGGAATGTTAAGGACCTGTCCCTGAACAACGAAAGGCTCAATGTCACGATAGGCGTTTTGAACCAGACGGCGAATTTTGGGCTGGTTACCAAGGACTTTCAGTCCAATATGCGGGGATTTCTGATCACGGAAAACAAGGATCTGCTGGCCGACAATTATAATAAAAAAGTGCAGCTGGTAGAGATCAGCGACACGCTTTTTAATCTCGTCAAATCCAATCCGGTTCAGACGCAACGGGTTCAGGAATTATTAAAGATTTCAGGTGATATTGTCGCCTATACCCAGAACATTATCACAATTTACAGGACTGTCAGCGCAGATTCTGCGTTCAGCGAGATCAAAAAGGGAGAAGGAATCCGGCTTAACAGCCTGCTGAACAATCAAATCAGGCAGATTGAACAGCACGAACATTACAACCTGAACAAGCGCCGGCAGCTCGTTTCCACTACGCAGAAGAATTCAGAATTTTTCATTTTCGCAACCAGCGGTGTCGGATTTTTGCTGACATTGTTTGCCATTTTTTTCCTGAACAGAGACAAGCGCAAGCAGCATCTTTTGCAAAAGGAACTGAATGAAAAGGAGCGCCTTTTGAACCAATATCTTGAAGCGATTCCCGATGGCGTAATGGTGGTGAACCAGCAAAAGGAAATTGTGCTGCTCAACCAGTCGGGGATGGAAATATTAGGGATCAAATCGCGCAAGATTGAGACCCTCGAGGAGGAAGTGCAGCAGCTCGTGCTGCGTGACCCAACCAATTACCACGTTCAGTTTACGGCTGAAACCTTGCCCGTTGCAAGAGGCCTTGCCGGAGAAAAGCTGATCGGCAACAAGATTGACCTCATCAAAGCAAACACCATTTTCCATTTGGAAAGCAATGTGCAGCCGGTGGTAGGCATTGATGGTGAAATCACAAGCGCCATTACCGTGTTTCGCGATATTACCGAACGTGCCAATTACGAAGCTACGCTGGAAAAAGCGCGGATACTTGCGGAAAAGTCGGTAAGGGTGAAGGATATATTCCTCTCCAATGTGAGCCATGAGATCCGGACGCCGCTCAATGCGATAACCGGGTTCACCAACCTGCTGGTTAGCGAGCTTACCGATCCCAAGAGCCTGGAATTTCTGGGTTACATTCAGTATGCCAATAAAAATCTGCTGGAACTGATCAATGATATTCTCGACTTTTCCAAAATTGAAGCCGGACAGGTGCATCTTGAAAAAGGGTCTGCCTCAATCAGGGATTTGATAAAGTCCATATCAGCCATTATGAGGCAACGGGCTGGCGAAAAGGGCATTTCCTATGAAGCTATCCTGGCCGATAATGTGCCGGAATTCATTGAAACGGATAAGCTCAGGCTTACGCAGATCTTGTTGAATGTTTGTGGCAATGCAATCAAGTTCACGGAAACCGGCGGTGTAAAATTACGCGTAACCCCTGTAAGCGATCTGGTTAATGGCGTTCAGACAATCCGGTTCCAGGTGGAGGACACAGGGATAGGGATTGAAAAGGATAAGCTGGCAAGCGTTTTCAATCGGTTTGTGCAGGCTACGGAAAGCACAACCCGGATTTTTGGAGGAACTGGGCTTGGGCTAAGCATTGTAAAATCACTCGTTGAGCTGTTCGACGGAAAACTGACGCTGCAAAGTGAGGTAGGAAAAGGCTCTGTTTTTACCATTGAAATCCCACTTAGAATAGCCGAGCACGCCGCTCCTGAGGCTGAGATCGAAAATGTGGATGACATTAGCAAGACGGTGTCATCGTTACATATACTCGCAGCCGAAGATAACTTATTGAACCAAAAATTGCTTTCCGCTATATTTGAAAGAATGAAGATCCCGCTGACCATTGTCAACAATGGCCTGGAAGCAATCCAAAGCCTGGAAAAGGGCGGT of Dyadobacter chenhuakuii contains these proteins:
- a CDS encoding lipopolysaccharide biosynthesis protein, producing MGFELLQKVQNKHFLSLAGNGIMSVLGMLNMIILYRTLSVASIGMWVFFLSVLLLVDTFRSGFITTAFIKFYAGATPERKAEVVGSTWFIAGAITAILVVLNVPAYFFSPYLENPSLILFVEWFGVIYVASLPYFIATCVVQAEQRFDHLLYIRFVNQGVFILLVIIMAVTKTASLQNIIYAYLTAAIATSLFSIFMGWSRIAAFGSRTKAGISELFHFGKYSVGTTLSSNLFGTSNTMIINFTLGPAALAVYNLGQRLMEIIEIPLRSFAATGMPELSAAYNAGNKERVIEIMKRYTGLLTCALVPVCIGALLLADVAIGIIGGKKYMDTEAANIMRLFMTFALLYPMDRFFALTLDVIHQPKINFIKVVVMLIASVCSSFLGIAITHNVYGVAIAGIIPTLIGVGVGYWGLNRFHPFSIGSVITTGYAEAAGIVKTYWLKFAAR
- a CDS encoding ATP-binding protein, giving the protein MLTSPATKYFRLYYAGIYLGLALIFGSQYFTYRNVKDLSLNNERLNVTIGVLNQTANFGLVTKDFQSNMRGFLITENKDLLADNYNKKVQLVEISDTLFNLVKSNPVQTQRVQELLKISGDIVAYTQNIITIYRTVSADSAFSEIKKGEGIRLNSLLNNQIRQIEQHEHYNLNKRRQLVSTTQKNSEFFIFATSGVGFLLTLFAIFFLNRDKRKQHLLQKELNEKERLLNQYLEAIPDGVMVVNQQKEIVLLNQSGMEILGIKSRKIETLEEEVQQLVLRDPTNYHVQFTAETLPVARGLAGEKLIGNKIDLIKANTIFHLESNVQPVVGIDGEITSAITVFRDITERANYEATLEKARILAEKSVRVKDIFLSNVSHEIRTPLNAITGFTNLLVSELTDPKSLEFLGYIQYANKNLLELINDILDFSKIEAGQVHLEKGSASIRDLIKSISAIMRQRAGEKGISYEAILADNVPEFIETDKLRLTQILLNVCGNAIKFTETGGVKLRVTPVSDLVNGVQTIRFQVEDTGIGIEKDKLASVFNRFVQATESTTRIFGGTGLGLSIVKSLVELFDGKLTLQSEVGKGSVFTIEIPLRIAEHAAPEAEIENVDDISKTVSSLHILAAEDNLLNQKLLSAIFERMKIPLTIVNNGLEAIQSLEKGGFDIVLMDIQMPVMDGYTAIKEIRQSISKTIPIITMTAHAMIGEKEECLSIGANSYISKPFKESELLYTIAHLGNKENNKKTAPAHDQPLTNNTMTNSILNLEYLAEITGGDRELRDELISMFENDSKIQLSAIREASKTRDLEQMRQAIHKFRSSLFSVGLLTTANQYKDYEAKLKQGIWDEEDNRKLLQLEADSTQGLAELKML
- a CDS encoding glycosyltransferase yields the protein MQHNFPETTLLITHYNRSGSLERLLTTFQNLGCQFASIVVSDDGSKPEHLTKLVALKDRFTFELVTTPVNKGLGDNINKGQDAVKTPYTLYVQEDFDPTEKFPETFKDALQFMNEDKGLDIVRFYAYFAHPKLKPFKKGFSEMIFSYWDPSHLKFYIYSDHPHLRRSNFLEKFGRYPDKVNINLSEYTMAINFLHKKGRGLFYNEFTTIFEQKNTAQEPSTLDRRSWKLSENPLVLLTRFFYLRYRWLKNSLDLALKK